Proteins encoded within one genomic window of Aspergillus nidulans FGSC A4 chromosome VII:
- a CDS encoding putative origin recognition complex subunit 3 (transcript_id=CADANIAT00008048): MSHFFANPISVLLADRVGEDLQNDKLCEAIRNVPSFREYCEILLEDSKTQQVRDLLEDDKLLLLETTRLIRAGQRSMHYMFQAVKFISILLKELNISKKVSISELSIRALCGELQKSPLLEDVLAAFRRLDSSRVAGLLSQFPEALRSLPDLRGVEADFRSLTKAHEGPEPLRSEYDSQNSVIGTTIVKQRVKLDTGKAKLPEETIKYTRIINRCCTLLRSYFVNILVFPQELPLHEAFLLDMRNPIKEVFAPRARYAIERALSNPFDYLLFTSQDTERKISAKQPPTAILYQLYLESGALVNMYDLWTAFYAVFESEQGDSCDERMTMALFYRALSELRALGMLKHSRKKLDHVAKSAWKGL; the protein is encoded by the exons ATGTCCCATTTCTTCGCCAACCCAATTTCGGTACTACTGGCGGACCGCGTTGGGGAAGACCTACAGAATGATAAACTATGCGAAGCCATCCGAAATGTACCGTCCTTTAGGGA GTATTGTGAGATTTTGTTGGAAGATAGCAAGACACAACAAGTGCGAGACTTGTTGGAGGATGACAAACTCCTTCTCTTGGAAACCACCCGGCTCATCAGAGCTGGGCAACGATCAATGCATTACATGTTCCAGGCGGTGAAATTTATCTCTATATtgctcaaggaactcaaCATCTCCAAGAAAGTGAGCATATCAGAATTGTCTATTCGCGCATTGTGCGGGGAGCTGCAAAAATCTCCCCTACTCGAAGACGTCCTCGCCGCCTTTCGACGATTGGATTCTAGCAGAGTCGCAGGGTTGCTCTCCCAGTTCCCCGAAGCTCTAAGAAGCCTTCCTGATTTGCGCGGTGTTGAGGCGGACTTCAGATCTTTGACAAAAGCCCACGAAGGACCAGAGCCTCTGCGTAGTGAGTACGACAGTCAAAATTCCGTTATCGGGACCACCATAGTGAAGCAACGTGTCAAACTCGACACGGGCAAAGCGAAGTTGCCAGAAGAGACTATAAAGTACACAAGGATTATAAACCGTTGTTGTACATTGCTAAGATCATATTTTGTgaacatcctcgtcttcccgCAAGAATTACCCTTACATGAGGCATTCCTGCTCGACATGCGAAATCCCATTAAAGAAGTCTTTGCACCGCGAGCCCGATATGCAATAGAGCGAGCATTATCGAACCCGTTTGACTATCTTCTGTTTACTTCACAGGACACCGAACGCAAGATTTCCGCCAAGCAGCCTCCCACGGCGATCTTATATCAGTTATACCTCGAGTCCGGCGCTCTCGTGAATATGTATGACCTGTGGACAGCATTTTACGCAGTTTTTGAGAGCGAACAGGGTGATAGCTGCGACGAGAGGATGACTATGGCATTATTTTACAGAGCTTTATCTGAGCTCAGGGCACTCGGGATGCTCAAACATAGTCGGAAAAAGTTGGATCATGTTGCAAAGTCAGCTTGGAAAGGCTTATGA
- a CDS encoding pentatricopeptide repeat protein (transcript_id=CADANIAT00008049) produces the protein MLRPVIRGARWYQHVARSSSSAASPRSFTRAFTAAAPRLIDYGGPNDKIKFYEQDTRRSTKRRRIDPEAEDIAEKEEVARELSQLDHELESLKEDPFGPNSSFIQSLPEDERAIALEALRKQEARDGKDEPITFDDVFDEELDNLLKEEFEGLALEEENWMKKKDDSLQEVIRQPYEMAFGDSEHSDYIDRFNRALKRFAADKSSEKARQDLWNWYRGCKQIIPHFVSAIPEEAMTLLWSSQTSVGQHAARIQVLAEDALLAGRSLPTAHVLSYISSLQQLGKTREALDQWEMHQDGLSQQKEDLEAYWKLGVQLFTAEGNPQRAQDIALAFMKNDNFQHARILIPIIIAWGRQSGKEADSKLWALYLQLKAMLRHKMTMDDYDQISIGLLKAGKLDLAIAVFKDMMVTGKDSANDSTALYTAALGLAGNLQASAVSEQDVNKVSLSTLTVLPRRFENRFFYASWLKKLIGMGEVDSAALVVELMYERGVRPDPKHLNGLIAGWLREGSAPAREKAEELGWSMIKQRIDRVSKAEAKDSEQPETGRTNARIPKFMQRPMPAATIETFSILLLHYTRRGDQEAVEHLVKNLTLSRIQPNSYFMNHLLYAELRKQDIGALWNKFQVLSSSVQPDLETYACLWDCGKLQYDRSRTAYFAEFPTARALYSNMMTWFSYLSTRAQTTAREDFSKDLYDQIIRCFCLSKDLAGTLVALCSLHSTFGFHPDETTARLIILQVARLAAVPSDTPKRRLRRISSTPHSKANIAQVQQLVEILSDRKSATLESRGLTISSLDPHEKEMHQLEIMTDLLRIVMSRADTSPNQTPDPNRVEEQLCTVAEEMGVPGIYLGPRLDDENAGLVSMR, from the coding sequence ATGCTCCGCCCGGTGATTCGAGGAGCTCGGTGGTATCAACATGTGGCCCGCTCGAGCAGTTCGGCGGCTTCGCCTCGTTCCTTTACTCGAGCATTCACTGCTGCAGCGCCGCGATTAATCGATTACGGTGGGCCCAATGACAAGATAAAATTCTACGAACAAGATACCCGCCGAAgcacgaagaggaggaggatagaTCCGGAAGCGGAAgatattgcggagaaggaagaagtgGCGCGCGAACTTTCGCAGCTGGATCATGAACTAGAGTCTCTGAAGGAGGACCCGTTTGGGCCTAACAGCAGCTTCATACAGAGCCTACCAGAAGATGAGAGGGCTATTGCACTGGAAGCTCTGCGAAAACAGGAGGCCAGAGATGGCAAAGATGAACCTATCACCTTCGATGACGTCTTTGACGAAGAGCTTGATAACCTGCTTAAAGAAGAATTTGAGGGCCTAgccttggaggaagagaattggatgaagaaaaaagacGACAGTTTGCAGGAAGTTATACGACAACCATACGAAATGGCATTCGGGGACTCAGAGCACAGCGACTACATTGACAGATTCAATCGTGCTTTGAAGCGGTTTGCTGCCGATAAATCCAGCGAGAAAGCAAGGCAAGACCTTTGGAATTGGTACCGAGGATGCAAACAGATCATTCCACATTTTGTCAGTGCGATACCCGAGGAGGCTATGACGCTGCTCTGGTCTTCCCAGACCTCAGTAGGGCAACACGCAGCTCGTATACAAGtccttgctgaagacgcCTTATTAGCCGGTCGATCTCTTCCTACGGCGCATGTGCTTTCATATATAAGTTCTCTACAGCAACTGGGTAAGACCAGAGAAGCACTCGACCAGTGGGAGATGCACCAGGATGGGCTCAGTCAGCAGAAAGAAGACCTAGAAGCCTACTGGAAGCTTGGGGTACAGCTCTTCACTGCTGAAGGCAATCCACAGCGAGCCCAGGATATTGCTCTAGCATTTATGAAGAACGACAACTTTCAGCACGCCCGCATCCTTATACCCATTATCATCGCTTGGGGAAGACAGtctgggaaggaagcagaTTCTAAACTGTGGGCCCTCTACCTTCAATTAAAAGCGATGCTTCGACATAAGATGACCATGGATGACTATGATCAGATTAGTATTGGACTTCTCAAAGCCGGGAAGCTTGACCTCGCCATCGCTGTATTCAAGGACATGATGGTGACAGGCAAGGATTCGGCAAACGATTCAACGGCTCTGTACACTGCAGCCCTCGGACTGGCTGGGAACCTGCAGGCCTCAGCTGTTTCCGAACAGGATGTTAACAAAGTTTCCCTTTCCACGCTCACGGTCCTACCCCGTCGGTTCGAAAATCGGTTTTTCTACGCCAGCTGGTTGAAAAAACTGATTGGAATGGGTGAAGTCGATTCCGCCGCTTTGGTAGTCGAGCTGATGTATGAACGCGGTGTGAGGCCAGATCCAAAGCATCTTAATGGTCTGATTGCCGGCTGGCTACGCGAGGGAAGCGCGCCTGCTCGAGAGAAAGCGGAAGAGCTAGGCTGGTCCATGATCAAACAGCGGATCGACCGAGTCTCCAAAGCCGAAGCAAAGGATTCAGAGCAACCAGAAACTGGACGCACGAATGCTCGAATTCCAAAATTCATGCAACGACCAATGCCTGCAGCGACCATTGAAACATTTTCGATTCTACTCCTTCATTATACCAGGCGAGGCGATCAAGAAGCAGTCGAACATCTTGTCAAGAATCTCACGCTTTCCCGTATTCAACCTAACTCTTACTTCATGAACCATCTCCTCTACGCTGAACTTCGAAAACAGGACATTGGTGCCCTCTGGAACAAATTTCAAGTACTATCATCTTCCGTGCAGCCAGACCTTGAAACATATGCTTGCCTCTGGGACTGCGGCAAACTTCAATACGACCGCAGCCGCACAGCATACTTCGCCGAGTTTCCAACAGCCCGCGCGCTCTACTCAAACATGATGACCTGGTTCTCTTATCTTTCCACCCGAGCCCAGACAACCGCCCGGGAAGACTTTTCCAAAGACCTTTACGACCAAATCATCCGCTGCTTCTGCCTCTCCAAAGACCTCGCAGGTACACTTGTCGCCCTATGCTCCCTGCACTCAACCTTCGGCTTCCACCCGGACGAAACAACAGCCCGTCTAATCATCCTGCAAGTCGCACGTCTCGCCGCCGTCCCATCGGATACCCCTAAACGCCGTCTCCGCCGCATCTCCTCAACCCCGCATAGCAAAGCGAATATCGCGCAGGTTCAGCAGCTTGTTGAGATCCTCAGTGATCGCAAATCCGCCACACTTGAATCGAGGGGGCTTACCATCAGCTCGCTAGATCCGCATGAGAAAGAGATGCATCAGCTTGAGATCATGACTGATCTGCTGCGCATCGTCATGAGCCGGGCCGATACTAGTCCTAATCAAACACCTGATCCCAACCGTGTAGAAGAGCAGCTTTGCACtgttgcggaggagatgggTGTGCCTGGGATTTATCTTGGGCCGAGATTGGATGACGAGAACGCTGGCTTGGTATCAATGAGATAA
- a CDS encoding putative C2H2 finger domain protein (transcript_id=CADANIAT00008050) yields MSAVSPQFVQSDSNDRNLDPELSNPFLTENDPEEAEFQKFTIRLTPVDDRGSAWTGSTSSQDHSINNTSTTGNHEGYGTTYSEFLSPVDEWASDISGHTSPADLMIPGVWPVIATSPQNVTASSPTQSGPSPSSPPASINPSQLLTPVLTNHPSPASDTRSVGSPRIPRAQQPPVPRLKTTLLDDNLGPGPVSESVTTISPIVKVESYSRGDSPVRDSFSTNRRPSQSSIHLSPGGASNASGEDATIEDDRHSVSRSADGAWVPNVLTGQAGLAPDAREDVYVPSPNELDSQRKLAERNADIYTWSEAVSEAHSEAGDDYLCFQRGRTDYHGTRRRAKSTGDPSLDYFSLKFTPDRSEIRGPGLVLHETSDYSDDETESSAPVSVKEERLVQEAFEMTPPEPQSAETGEPQAHQFLGSPPWRDIELDRSPQTTRMQPVSSTQAMVEYQRRARETDAISRVATWGTRDLDANSIRSFQMMSLNENGKEKKHERRNSFLKYLPQKKGNLLKRQRQKTDLSTMQPVHEGEAQDTESKAAPQRKDSFPHRLSLPFTPKTTNYSISGAVMATTRQMAAIGGKDSLSVVSPSTTTTTTTKPWNTLKVRGRSRSEVPRAPGLFELMTTHGGPPVPNISYTSEPVENKEAKHARPQHDAAEEDDDDDSEEKLIMEFPIPKELPIPTLEGFKTQILRLNPRIEPALIDRFAHEQVRRYKRLIEIKQTHARDVNHRKCKAGKFCFALGGTAKLLPPRLSAQDGDSHTQFQIPRPGEEEESSEDLGETTMLAHFPQGVPHPPPQVKLLPAEFECMVCYHVKKFQKPSDWTKHIYEDVQPFTCTFPDCTDPKSFKRKADWVRHESERHRQLEWWECSLADCRHKCYRKDNFVQHLVREHKMPEPKVKKPRNRELSDGASNDPTSLEVQEEINREREINGLWKLVESCHFETARNPREEPCRFCGNVCTNWKKLTVHLAKHMEQLAIPILGLVKERDFPYTVNIGSSGNPDNFSGQVPIAQKDSDFDPRLDTGVTEGPGTADNFTQAPYSNSHPGSSEPIMLPFNTGASYLPNASMPLDSTAPNPAARFEGVTPYTAHGGGVAGLAGDQTRLMAMHQHQNSVTYPPFNARPRLTVPNQDMRVLPEYNSFSMSPTEMQYDPQTTAYVSSGAENHYPYQGPIASAMPYDSGYQGQ; encoded by the coding sequence ATGTCGGCTGTCTCGCCTCAGTTTGTCCAGAGCGACTCGAACGATAGAAATCTCGACCCCGAACTCTCAAACCCCTTTCTTACTGAAAATGACCCTGAAGAGGCGGAGTTCCAAAAATTTACAATAAGATTGACGCCTGTCGACGACCGAGGGAGCGCATGGACTGGATCTACGTCCTCGCAGGATCACTCCATCAATAACACGTCCACAACAGGCAATCATGAGGGCTACGGTACCACCTACtctgaattcctcagcccAGTGGACGAGTGGGCCAGTGATATAAGCGGCCATACATCACCTGCAGATCTCATGATTCCAGGCGTTTGGCCAGTCATTGCTACATCACCTCAGAACGTAACGGCGAGCTCACCAACTCAATCTGGTCCCAGTCCGTCGTCTCCGCCCGCGAGCATAAACCCTTCCCAGCTCCTTACGCCAGTTCTTACCAatcatccaagcccagcgtCGGATACGAGGAGCGTTGGGAGCCCTCGGATTCCGCGggctcagcagcctcccGTACCTCGTTTGAAAACAACGCTCTTAGATGACAATCTCGGCCCTGGTCCAGTTTCCGAGTCGGTCACAACGATCAGCCCAATTGTCAAAGTGGAGAGCTATTCACGAGGCGATTCGCCCGTCAGGGACAGCTTCTCAACAAACCGCCGCCCAAGTCAATCCTCCATACATTTGTCCCCGGGGGGCGCGTCCAACGCTTCGGGTGAAGATGCTACCATAGAGGATGATCGTCATTCCGTTTCAAGGTCAGCCGATGGGGCATGGGTCCCAAATGTGCTGACTGGCCAAGCCGGCCTCGCACCGGATGCGCGAGAGGATGTATATGTTCCCAGCCCCAATGAACTCGACTCACAGCGAAAACTAGCGGAAAGGAATGCCGATATCTATACATGGTCAGAGGCCGTTAGTGAGGCCCACAGTGAAGCTGGTGATGATTATCTGTGTTTCCAGAGAGGGCGAACAGATTACCATGGCACTAGGCGGAGGGCGAAAAGTACCGGTGATCCTTCACTCGATTATTTCAGTCTAAAGTTCACCCCTGACCGATCTGAGATCCGTGGGCCGGGTCTTGTGCTCCATGAGACAAGCGATTATAGCGACGATGAAACAGAGTCATCTGCTCCTGTTAGTGTAAAGGAAGAGAGATTGGTCCAGGAAGCATTTGAAATGACGCCCCCTGAACCTCAGTCTGCAGAAACGGGTGAGCCGCAAGCTCATCAGTTTCTCGGGTCTCCTCCGTGGCGTGACATTGAGCTCGACCGGTCTCCCCAAACAACACGGATGCAGCCGGTCAGCTCCACTCAAGCTATGGTTGAATACCAAAGACGTGCTAGAGAGACTGACGCTATATCCCGCGTTGCAACGTGGGGCACGCGCGATCTTGATGCCAACAGTATCAGATCCTTCCAGATGATGAGCCTCAACGAAAatgggaaagaaaagaagcacGAGAGACGTAACAGTTTTCTCAAGTATCTTCCCCAAAAAAAAGGCAATCTCCTGAAACGTCAACGCCAAAAGACTGATCTTTCTACCATGCAGCCTGTCCACGAAGGCGAAGCCCAGGACACGGAGAGCAAGGCTGCTCCCCAGAGGAAAGACAGCTTCCCGCACCGATTAAGTCTCCCCTTTACTCCAAAAACTACCAACTATAGTATTAGTGGTGCGGTTATGGCAACAACGAGGCAGATGGCTGCCATTGGCGGCAAAGATTCGCTAAGTGTTGTATCTCCAagcacaacaacaacaacaacaaccaAACCTTGGAATACTCTCAAGGTTCGGGGACGGAGCAGAAGTGAAGTACCCAGAGCACCAGGTTTGTTTGAACTCATGACAACCCATGGCGGACCGCCAGTTCCCAATATCAGCTACACAAGTGAGCCCGTGGAAAATAAAGAGGCCAAGCATGCGCGGCCACAACATGATGctgccgaggaagatgatgacgatgatagCGAAGAAAAGCTTATTATGGAATTTCCAATTCCGAAGGAACTACCGATACCGACACTGGAAGGATTCAAGACACAGATTCTCCGGCTCAACCCCCGTATCGAACCGGCTTTGATTGATCGATTTGCACACGAGCAGGTCCGACGATACAAGAGGTTGATCGAGATCAAGCAAACACACGCACGCGATGTCAACCACAGGAAGTGCAAGGCTGGTAAATTCTGCTTCGCCCTGGGCGGTACAGCGAAACTTTTACCACCACGCTTATCAGCTCAGGATGGAGATTCGCACACCCAGTTCCAGATTCCTAGGccgggagaggaggaagagagctcCGAAGATCTTGGGGAAACCACCATGTTAGCCCATTTCCCGCAAGGCGTTCCGCATCCACCACCACAGGTCAAGCTACTGCCGGCTGAATTTGAATGTATGGTTTGCTACCATGTCAAGAAATTCCAGAAACCGTCGGACTGGACGAAGCATATCTATGAAGATGTGCAACCATTCACTTGCACGTTTCCCGACTGCACCGATCCCAAGTCCTTCAAACGAAAAGCTGACTGGGTTCGGCATGAGAGCGAACGGCACCGGCAGCTCGAATGGTGGGAATGCTCGCTCGCTGATTGTCGCCACAAGTGTTATCGCAAAGACAACTTCGTGCAGCACCTCGTTCGAGAACACAAGATGCCAGAACCAAAAGTCAAAAAACCAAGAAACAGGGAGTTGTCAGACGGGGCGTCGAACGACCCAACTTCCCTTGAGGTGCAGGAGGAGATCAACCGTGAGCGAGAGATCAATGGCCTGTGGAAGCTTGTGGAGAGCTGTCATTTCGAGACTGCGAGAAATCCCCGCGAGGAGCCTTGCCGGTTTTGCGGCAATGTTTGCACCAATTGGAAAAAGCTCACGGTACATCTGGCAAAACACATGGAGCAATTGGCTATACCAATCCTGGGTCTCGTGAAAGAAAGAGATTTCCCGTACACCGTCAATATCGGCTCGAGTGGCAACCCAGATAATTTCTCTGGTCAAGTGCCGATCGCCCAGAAAGACAGCGATTTTGATCCAAGATTAGACACTGGAGTTACCGAGGGGCCTGGAACTGCGGACAATTTCACGCAGGCACCGTATTCGAATAGCCATCCAGGGTCTTCCGAACCGATTATGTTACCGTTCAATACGGGCGCATCGTACCTCCCTAACGCCTCTATGCCTTTGGATAGTACAGCACCCAACCCGGCAGCTCGTTTCGAAGGAGTCACGCCGTACACAGCACATGGCGGAGGCGTGGCTGGACTCGCTGGGGACCAGACACGGTTAATGGCCATGCACCAGCATCAGAATTCAGTCACCTACCCTCCATTCAACGCCAGGCCGCGACTAACTGTCCCCAATCAAGACATGAGGGTGCTGCCGGAATATAACAGTTTCTCCATGTCCCCCACGGAGATGCAGTACGATCCACAAACCACGGCGTACGTGTCCAGCGGAGCGGAGAACCACTATCCTTACCAAGGACCAATAGCTTCGGCTATGCCTTACGATTCAGGGTACCAAGGCCAATGA
- a CDS encoding putative C2H2 finger domain protein (transcript_id=CADANIAT00008051) → MVQELGEFDRRCSASHYSEPSETGSQYNGLHSSDSGYSTRSCTTRSIATSYAVGSACSPRLTPQEYEHGEKTAPVGAELAHHYEPMDIVGPPESPSIFGHEVIKCDYPKCPWTGKCPSDKRRKEGFGTINDLARHKKCVHKKEPERGPKVLYMCFGRNCPRSSKKWPRLDNFRQHLARMHNNEDADELLRRSREWYENLKSKDTVSIHTDNMPEQATLSQVRPESGIMVQSASNDLQDPLAAIHTAFQAANSSMLSLDPVREHSMLDIDHTRAIELAELKLGPALEQNPSQPANPRHDKMDNMISEAAVSVINAMTKMINNHQRRRGHLGEDDITEQDGELSDRNRDILQKILVTASELLSGSPGPGNSNPLEKTSNRSDRASWSQCEFCPE, encoded by the exons ATGGTTCAAGAGCTGGGCGAGTTTGATCGTAGGTGTTCTGCTAGCCATTATAGCGAACCCTCTGAGACTGGAAGTCAGTACAATGGCCTACACTCGTCCGACTCTGGATACAGCACTCGCAGTTGCACGACACGGTCCATCGCTACCTCATATGCTGTAGGTTCTGCTTGCAGTCCGCGCCTTACCCCGCAAGAGTACGAACATGGCGAGAAAACGGCGCCGGTAGGCGCCGAGTTAGCGCATCATTATGAACCTATGGATATTGTCGGTCCACCAGAGTCGCCGTCTATATTTGGTCATGAAGTGATCAAATGCGACTACCCAAAATGTCCGTGGACTGGCAAGTGTCCGTCTGATAAAAG ACGCAAGGAAGGGTTTGGCACCATCAATGATCTTGCACGGCATAAGAAATGCGTTCATAAGAAGGAGCCGGAGCGTGGGCCCAAGGTATTATATATGTGCTTTGGACGGAACTGCCCACGAAGCAGTAAGAAGTGGCCCCGCCTGGACAATTTCCGTCAACACCTTGCTCGCATGCATAATAATGAAGACGCCGATGAACTGCTGAGGAG GTCTCGTGAGTGGTACGAAAACCTAAAGTCAAAGGATACTGTATCTATACATACGGACAACATGCCTGAACAGGCAACACTGTCACAAGTCCGACCCGAATCAGGAATCATGGTTCAATCCGctagcaatgacctccaAGATCCGCTTGCCGCGATCCATACAGCTTTCCAGGCCGCCAACTCGAGCATGTTATCGTTAGACCCAGTCAGAGAGCACAGCATGCTCGACATCGATCATACTCGGGCCATTGAGCTGGCAGAATTGAAGCTGGGGCCAGCGTTGGAGCAGAATCCTTCCCAGCCTGCCAATCCACGGCATGATAAAATGGACAATATGATATCTGAAGCGGCGGTGAGTGTGATAAATGCTATGACGAAAATGATCAACAATCATCAGCGGAGACGTGGCCACCTGGGGGAAGACGATATAACCGAACAGGATGGCGAATTATCAGATCGGAACCGAGAcatcctgcagaagatctTGGTTACGGCATCGGAGCTGCTATCGGGGAGTCCAGGACCAGGAAATAGCAATCCCCTCGAGAAGACTAGTAACAGGTCGGACAGGGCGAGCTGGAGTCAATGTGAGTTTTGTCCAGAATAA
- a CDS encoding uncharacterized protein (transcript_id=CADANIAT00008052), whose amino-acid sequence MPPRLNFNCSRALFRRNLTTTRTRLNTGMPPHPPTQQPETSAYKEGMSRYKVFASPFAKVFLGAVFTYQVIYWTWVKLEMEEVKVEKNQQLAALETEARELTGTGKK is encoded by the exons ATGCCTCCTCGTCTCAACTTCAATTGCTCTCGGGCGCTTTTCCGCAGAAACTTAACAACCACCCGCACCCGACTGAACACCGGTATGCCGCCGCATCCACCAACCCAGCAACCAGAAACAAGTGCCTACAAGGAAGGA ATGTCGCGCTACAAAGTCTTCGCCAGCCCGTTTGCAAAGGTCTTCCTGGGCGCCGTCTTCACGTACCAGGTTATATACTGGACCTGGGTgaagttggagatggaggaggtcaaggttgagaagaaCC AGCAACTCGCTGCCTTGGAGACGGAGGCAAGAGAGCTGACCGGGACtgggaagaaatga